One Brumimicrobium sp. DNA window includes the following coding sequences:
- a CDS encoding PorP/SprF family type IX secretion system membrane protein codes for MNNMYKIAILFVCIFSWSVKAQQVPFYNQFLINPVVYNPASAGMSGDVNAYVTRGQRYVGFGSGAVNNTLSLEGPFFIKNSGFGLFVEQQSFGVMNQLSAKLTYSYTVQLGEDHKLGFGVSGGYLDNRLNLSSVNVMHTDDPFLFGMRDFKATYDFNLGVLYRWKGLKVGFSVPQLIGNKVKFTKKENARGYYTLARHFMGSVGYDFQFESVPKIKLTPYALVRYVPRAPFQYDIGAQFEYENIGWFSATYKSDYSVQFNIGFHIPKNIHVGYSYELVIGSLKNNFKGVNHEFLIGYTFKTKKDKLEYQEVQERIKEVTVEKVVPDPKVVKENEDLRKENEEKDKEIQRLKDELAKKYQDTKPDEGIKVERSGFEGNKFYHFMEEDKSDSPKGYYVVIGAFSEEIHVQNNIKNYKSSFPQIRRIYNTKNNLSYVIIFYSTNKEAAQKELQRYKTETGREVRIVDYQ; via the coding sequence ATGAATAATATGTATAAAATAGCAATATTATTTGTTTGTATCTTTTCATGGAGTGTAAAGGCACAGCAGGTTCCATTCTATAATCAATTCTTGATTAATCCAGTAGTATATAACCCTGCTTCTGCTGGAATGAGTGGAGATGTGAATGCATACGTCACTCGTGGACAACGTTATGTTGGATTTGGTTCTGGAGCTGTAAACAATACTTTATCATTGGAGGGACCTTTCTTTATCAAAAATTCAGGATTTGGATTATTTGTAGAACAGCAATCTTTTGGGGTAATGAATCAACTAAGCGCTAAATTGACTTATTCATATACTGTTCAGTTGGGAGAGGATCATAAACTAGGGTTTGGAGTTTCTGGAGGGTACTTAGACAATAGATTGAATCTTAGTAGTGTGAATGTAATGCATACGGATGATCCTTTCTTATTTGGTATGCGAGATTTTAAAGCAACCTATGATTTTAATTTAGGTGTTTTATATAGATGGAAAGGTCTGAAAGTAGGATTCTCTGTGCCACAATTAATAGGGAATAAAGTGAAATTTACTAAGAAGGAAAATGCTCGTGGTTATTATACGTTAGCTCGACATTTTATGGGATCTGTAGGATATGATTTTCAATTTGAATCTGTACCAAAGATTAAATTAACCCCTTATGCTTTAGTGAGATATGTGCCTAGGGCTCCTTTTCAATATGATATTGGGGCTCAATTTGAATATGAAAATATTGGCTGGTTCTCCGCAACTTATAAATCTGATTATTCTGTTCAATTTAATATTGGATTCCATATTCCTAAGAATATCCATGTTGGCTATAGTTATGAATTGGTAATAGGTTCCTTAAAAAATAATTTTAAAGGAGTGAATCATGAATTTTTGATAGGCTACACTTTTAAAACTAAAAAGGATAAATTAGAATATCAAGAAGTTCAAGAGAGAATCAAGGAGGTGACTGTAGAAAAAGTAGTTCCTGATCCTAAGGTTGTAAAAGAGAACGAAGACTTGAGGAAAGAGAATGAAGAAAAAGATAAGGAAATCCAACGTTTAAAAGATGAATTAGCAAAGAAATATCAAGACACTAAGCCAGACGAAGGTATCAAGGTTGAAAGAAGTGGATTTGAAGGTAATAAGTTTTACCATTTCATGGAAGAAGATAAATCTGACTCACCAAAAGGTTATTATGTGGTTATTGGAGCTTTCTCTGAAGAGATACATGTACAAAATAATATTAAGAATTATAAGTCTTCTTTCCCTCAAATACGTAGAATCTATAATACAAAAAATAATCTAAGCTATGTAATAATTTTCTATTCGACTAATAAAGAGGCAGCTCAAAAGGAATTACAGCGTTATAAAACAGAAACAGGCAGAGAAGTGAGGATTGTAGATTATCAATAA
- a CDS encoding T9SS type A sorting domain-containing protein → MIFKINLLFILFSPTIYSQFNFVYNDSIIVMKDNDTISLPWVGGMNHPQFSTVDLDYDGIDELVAFEPGNHFIQVFKRKKVNGEVHYTHLFNGENYFPPDIRYRLQMYDYDNDGKKDIFTYAPGGIKVYRNIGNAIDGVSWKLVAPILQSERDGVGEDLYVTYNHIPALYDVDNDGDMDILAYSSALKIVEWHKNMSMETYGIPDSLLFKMEQPCWGLFAEMSSGNSIELNSVIGPCGDPGIKPFSGVTDKHIGGGSLTAIDIDNSGLVDLLIGDMDYNNLTLVVNGGINPNDNAVMISVDDDFPSYDLPVNVSNFVTAYYEDIDMDGVKDLIASTTYPGYSDNTKGVWLYYNKGQNSLPIFEFNKEDFLQGDMIDNGTGSIPILVDVNNDGLTDLLVANNYNFREGMANTSQINYYKNVGSINAPVFNLVNDNWNNFRNSGYPGRVAPAFGDLDGDGDLDMIIGIRNGKMFYYENSGGTGAMNFNIAQIPLKDNDGNDIKAHDNATPELFDLDGDGLLDLIIGQGEGGLLYYKNIGSSTMYSFELINSNLGQVELAPNEFVKAMGVPRFVKEQGVIYLFAGNETGTLNLYDHIEGNLAPGNAFNLVSSHYVGIDTKGSSAPAIGKMRIDNTYDLFMGTQLGGVWSYRPGDTTFLSLDKEEFDEQLTLKIYPNPNDGEFVMSLSVEDGQVFEYRIIDYLGQEILRGKSNQSTIEVSTKDKMMKGIYFVEVFLQNQSSRLVRKLIIN, encoded by the coding sequence ATGATATTCAAGATAAACCTACTCTTTATCTTGTTCTCGCCAACTATTTATAGTCAGTTTAATTTTGTGTATAATGATTCTATCATTGTTATGAAGGATAATGATACAATTTCTCTCCCTTGGGTAGGAGGAATGAATCATCCTCAGTTTTCAACTGTTGATTTGGATTATGATGGGATAGATGAATTAGTCGCTTTTGAGCCTGGGAATCACTTTATCCAAGTTTTTAAAAGAAAGAAAGTAAATGGAGAAGTGCACTATACACATCTCTTTAATGGAGAAAATTATTTTCCTCCTGATATTCGATATAGGCTCCAAATGTATGATTATGATAATGATGGAAAGAAAGATATCTTTACATACGCTCCAGGAGGAATTAAAGTTTATAGAAATATTGGAAATGCTATTGATGGAGTAAGTTGGAAATTAGTTGCTCCCATTCTTCAGTCCGAAAGAGATGGAGTAGGAGAAGATTTATATGTTACATACAATCATATACCGGCATTATATGATGTAGATAATGATGGGGATATGGATATTTTAGCATATAGTTCTGCTTTGAAAATTGTTGAATGGCATAAGAATATGTCTATGGAAACATACGGCATACCGGATTCTCTTCTCTTTAAGATGGAGCAGCCATGCTGGGGATTGTTTGCTGAGATGAGTTCTGGAAATTCAATTGAATTAAATTCAGTTATTGGACCTTGTGGCGACCCAGGTATTAAGCCTTTTTCTGGTGTTACCGATAAACATATCGGTGGAGGTTCCTTAACTGCAATAGATATCGATAATTCTGGTTTAGTAGATTTGTTGATTGGGGATATGGATTATAATAATCTAACCCTTGTTGTAAATGGTGGAATTAACCCAAACGATAATGCCGTTATGATAAGTGTGGATGATGATTTTCCAAGCTATGATCTACCTGTTAATGTTTCTAACTTTGTTACAGCCTATTATGAAGATATAGATATGGATGGAGTGAAAGACCTTATTGCATCTACTACTTACCCTGGATATTCAGATAATACGAAAGGTGTATGGTTGTATTATAATAAGGGTCAGAATAGCCTGCCCATTTTTGAGTTTAATAAAGAAGATTTTCTACAAGGAGATATGATAGATAATGGTACTGGGTCTATTCCTATTTTGGTAGATGTAAATAATGATGGACTCACAGATTTACTTGTAGCCAATAATTATAATTTCCGTGAGGGAATGGCTAATACTTCTCAAATTAATTATTATAAAAATGTTGGATCAATCAATGCTCCTGTCTTTAACCTTGTAAATGATAATTGGAATAATTTCAGAAATAGTGGATACCCAGGTAGGGTAGCCCCTGCTTTTGGAGATTTGGATGGAGATGGAGATTTGGATATGATTATAGGAATTCGTAACGGAAAAATGTTTTATTATGAGAATTCTGGGGGAACTGGGGCAATGAATTTTAATATAGCTCAAATACCATTGAAGGATAATGATGGAAATGATATCAAAGCACATGATAACGCCACTCCAGAACTTTTTGATTTAGATGGGGATGGATTATTGGATTTAATTATAGGTCAGGGAGAAGGTGGATTGTTATATTATAAAAATATTGGTTCTAGCACTATGTATTCATTTGAGCTTATAAATTCTAATTTGGGTCAAGTAGAATTAGCCCCGAATGAATTTGTAAAAGCAATGGGGGTTCCTCGTTTTGTTAAAGAGCAAGGAGTAATTTATCTATTTGCAGGTAATGAAACAGGAACACTTAATTTGTATGATCATATTGAAGGGAATCTCGCCCCAGGAAATGCATTTAATTTAGTTTCATCTCATTATGTAGGAATTGATACAAAAGGTTCTTCAGCTCCAGCCATTGGTAAAATGAGAATAGATAATACGTATGATTTATTTATGGGAACCCAATTAGGTGGGGTGTGGAGCTATCGCCCAGGAGACACTACATTCTTGAGTTTGGATAAAGAGGAATTTGATGAGCAATTGACGCTAAAGATATATCCAAACCCAAATGATGGGGAATTTGTTATGTCACTTTCTGTAGAAGATGGGCAAGTTTTCGAATATCGAATTATTGATTATCTAGGGCAAGAAATCTTGAGAGGAAAGTCGAATCAATCAACTATAGAGGTTTCTACAAAAGACAAAATGATGAAAGGCATTTACTTTGTGGAAGTTTTCTTGCAAAATCAGTCTTCCCGATTAGTTAGAAAATTAATTATCAATTAA
- a CDS encoding plastocyanin/azurin family copper-binding protein, protein MSYSITLLSLQGTAATISLIGAIIVILSVFFVMKSTGNPDPEEEKHVAKHQVYKLRDKYFVGLATIIVIMLGVTLQYMPYNVKEKSEKDVTVVAFQWGWKLSFDALQGNPKEFKGKNKIAVTHGETVRFFVTSQDVTHNFGIYNEAGDIVAQTQAMPHYTNELVYQFDKPGEYKFICLEYCGQPHANMTGKIIVE, encoded by the coding sequence ATGAGTTATTCAATTACTTTGCTGTCTTTACAAGGAACTGCAGCAACTATCTCCTTGATTGGGGCTATAATTGTAATATTATCAGTGTTTTTCGTTATGAAATCCACAGGTAACCCTGATCCTGAAGAAGAAAAACATGTGGCTAAACACCAAGTTTATAAGTTAAGAGATAAATACTTTGTTGGTTTGGCTACAATCATTGTTATAATGCTTGGAGTTACTCTCCAGTATATGCCTTATAATGTGAAAGAAAAATCAGAGAAAGATGTTACTGTTGTAGCTTTTCAGTGGGGATGGAAACTTAGTTTTGATGCTCTTCAGGGTAATCCAAAAGAATTTAAAGGGAAAAATAAGATTGCAGTAACTCATGGAGAAACTGTTAGATTCTTTGTTACTTCACAAGATGTGACTCATAACTTTGGAATTTATAATGAAGCTGGTGATATAGTTGCACAAACTCAAGCAATGCCTCATTATACAAATGAGTTAGTATATCAGTTTGATAAGCCAGGTGAGTATAAATTTATTTGTTTAGAATATTGTGGTCAACCACACGCTAATATGACAGGTAAAATAATTGTTGAATAA
- a CDS encoding cbb3-type cytochrome c oxidase subunit I, with amino-acid sequence MFQIDNTEKKQHRKLLTIWIVILLVLFPALITLGLLMRLNQGEAIELMPNTFYSIMTLHGLGMAGLLFSFAWAALCYLVGTRYAKLNIKFLYFILVMIVVGVVLLAYATLIGGFAAGWYALYPLPFVGTSWPAWSTGMTIVALIILGVAWLLGAFHIVFALAKEYGGFFKLMAFRYYKKGEPEEKLPPIALISVVALIPGILSYIAGAAMLIMYLMQHLNAGLNFDPLLMKNLMFFFGHMLVNITLYCGLGWVYTLMPEFTGREWSLNKITVMAWHATFFFIIFAYFHHLYMDFGQPVFIQVFGQLASYLSAIPASAVSIFGFISQLYRSKVKWTFVPTAFFFGAAGWAIGGLSAVVDSTIALNKVLHNTLWVPAHFHTYMLMGVVLFILGFVFYFIYEKNGKVADTKLGFGFWTFVVGACGFLLMFYMGGMHSVPRRYAEYSHTMPTTHEHGMNYAFTAAIFVILVLIGLLTIFGSIVKGLLKKSEA; translated from the coding sequence ATGTTTCAGATAGATAACACAGAAAAAAAGCAACATAGAAAACTATTAACTATTTGGATAGTTATTCTATTGGTTTTATTCCCAGCGCTTATTACCCTAGGATTATTAATGCGTTTAAATCAAGGAGAGGCAATTGAATTGATGCCTAATACTTTCTATTCCATCATGACCTTACACGGTTTAGGTATGGCAGGATTATTATTTAGTTTTGCATGGGCGGCACTATGTTATTTAGTTGGTACGCGTTATGCAAAATTGAATATTAAGTTCCTGTACTTTATTTTAGTGATGATAGTTGTAGGAGTTGTTCTCCTAGCTTATGCAACTTTAATTGGTGGCTTTGCTGCTGGTTGGTATGCATTATATCCTCTACCTTTTGTTGGAACAAGTTGGCCTGCATGGTCAACAGGTATGACTATTGTAGCTTTAATTATTCTTGGAGTTGCATGGTTGTTAGGAGCATTCCATATTGTTTTTGCACTAGCAAAAGAATACGGTGGATTCTTTAAATTAATGGCTTTCAGATATTATAAAAAAGGAGAACCTGAGGAAAAATTACCTCCAATTGCATTAATTAGTGTTGTAGCTTTAATACCAGGTATCTTATCTTATATCGCTGGTGCTGCTATGTTAATTATGTATTTAATGCAACATTTAAATGCAGGATTAAACTTTGATCCATTATTAATGAAAAACTTGATGTTCTTCTTTGGACATATGTTAGTTAACATTACCTTGTATTGCGGTTTAGGTTGGGTATATACTTTAATGCCTGAATTTACTGGAAGAGAATGGTCTCTAAATAAAATCACAGTAATGGCTTGGCATGCAACTTTCTTCTTTATAATTTTTGCATACTTCCACCATTTATATATGGACTTCGGACAGCCAGTATTTATACAAGTATTTGGTCAGCTAGCATCTTACTTAAGTGCTATTCCTGCTTCTGCGGTATCTATTTTTGGATTTATTAGCCAGTTATACCGTTCTAAGGTAAAATGGACTTTTGTTCCTACTGCATTTTTCTTCGGAGCAGCAGGTTGGGCTATAGGTGGATTGTCTGCTGTTGTTGACTCTACAATTGCTTTAAACAAAGTTCTACACAACACATTATGGGTTCCTGCTCACTTCCATACTTATATGTTAATGGGGGTAGTATTATTTATCCTAGGTTTTGTGTTCTATTTCATTTATGAAAAGAATGGAAAAGTAGCAGATACTAAACTTGGATTTGGATTCTGGACATTTGTTGTTGGAGCTTGTGGTTTCTTATTGATGTTCTATATGGGAGGTATGCACAGTGTGCCAAGACGATATGCAGAGTATTCTCATACTATGCCTACAACGCATGAGCATGGAATGAATTACGCTTTTACAGCTGCCATATTTGTTATATTAGTATTGATAGGATTACTTACAATATTTGGCTCTATCGTAAAAGGTTTATTGAAAAAATCTGAAGCGTAA
- a CDS encoding SCO family protein, protein MKKILLPIIVLTSCIAFMWKWTSGFKAFTVFSYTLKEAGKLPREFPDFSFINQDSVEFNLKNQQHFTLVNFVYLNCPNVCHKINNQLEELYHSELSSLIPNQLEFVTVSFDLDNDNLRRISTYRNYFGDDLSGWNFALPINNEQQNFNDFLQKMGVWAEPVPGKKIINHSTYIFLVSPDHKIVTTIDPIITSNEEIANIVRSWVNGGKIASL, encoded by the coding sequence ATGAAAAAGATCCTTCTACCCATTATAGTGCTTACTTCATGTATTGCATTTATGTGGAAATGGACAAGTGGATTTAAGGCATTTACAGTATTTTCATACACTTTAAAAGAAGCCGGGAAACTTCCAAGAGAGTTTCCCGACTTCTCTTTTATAAACCAGGATAGTGTAGAGTTTAATCTAAAAAATCAACAACACTTTACCTTGGTGAATTTTGTTTACCTAAATTGTCCTAACGTATGTCATAAGATCAATAATCAGCTTGAAGAACTCTATCATTCTGAACTTTCTTCATTGATTCCAAATCAACTTGAATTTGTTACGGTTAGTTTTGATTTAGACAATGATAATTTACGACGAATCAGTACATATCGCAATTATTTTGGAGATGATTTATCTGGTTGGAATTTTGCTCTTCCCATTAATAATGAGCAACAAAATTTTAATGATTTTCTTCAAAAGATGGGTGTTTGGGCTGAACCAGTTCCAGGAAAGAAAATCATAAATCACTCAACTTACATATTTTTAGTTTCTCCAGATCATAAAATTGTAACAACTATTGATCCTATTATAACTAGTAATGAAGAAATTGCTAATATTGTACGTTCATGGGTAAATGGAGGAAAAATAGCATCTTTATAA
- the paaZ gene encoding phenylacetic acid degradation bifunctional protein PaaZ has translation MQKIQNYICGEWVNGEGVETPLFNAITGEQFAETSSKGLDFEKVLIYGREKGGNVLRNMTFQERGNMLKNLAMYLIKHKEKYYQLSAATGATKIDSWIDIEGGIGNLFANASLRRQFPDLPYYVDGHAAPLSKNGTFIGHHIMVPKHGVAIHINAFNFPIWGMLEKIAVNFMAGVPAIVKPSEYTCYLTELMVRDIIDSKILPEGSLQLVCGLGRGIIDHVTNQDVVTFTGSAATGKKLKGLPHIIEESVPFNLEADSLNASVLGKDAVPGTPEFDLFVKEVAKEMTVKAGQKCTAIRRILVPNAIKEEVQNAIIDRLKKTIIGDPSVEGVRMGALATKLQVERVQASVDLLAKSQEIIYHDTNFEVVGADKEKGAFFSPVLFSNDSPFENLDVHNIEAFGPVSTIMGYDTIEEAVAITALGKGSLVSSIVTADNKIAREYTVNAAHINGRILILNEKCAKESTGHGSPMPLLTHGGPGRAGGGEEMGGMRGVMHYLQRTSIQGHPNTITEITQVYQQGAEGNLIQEHPFKKYFEEIQVGDQLITESREITAEDIDKFAALSGDNFYAHKRTTNFEGTMFEEQVAHGYFIMSVAAGLFVDSYEINPVLLNYGIDELRFTKPVYAGSKIHIRFTCKEKNSTDVTPKEDDPRTKIKRGIVKWMVEMLDDTDEPLVGIATILTMVKTKEQ, from the coding sequence ATGCAGAAAATACAGAATTACATTTGTGGTGAATGGGTAAATGGTGAAGGCGTAGAAACTCCCCTTTTTAATGCTATTACAGGTGAGCAATTTGCTGAAACCTCTTCTAAAGGGCTCGACTTTGAGAAAGTACTTATCTATGGTCGTGAAAAAGGCGGGAATGTTTTGAGAAATATGACTTTTCAGGAAAGAGGTAATATGCTAAAGAACTTAGCCATGTATCTTATTAAGCATAAAGAGAAATATTATCAATTAAGTGCAGCTACTGGAGCTACGAAAATTGATTCGTGGATAGATATTGAAGGAGGAATTGGAAACCTCTTTGCAAATGCTTCTTTAAGAAGACAGTTTCCTGATTTACCATATTATGTTGATGGTCATGCAGCTCCACTCTCAAAGAATGGAACGTTTATCGGACATCATATCATGGTTCCTAAACACGGTGTTGCAATTCACATCAATGCATTCAACTTTCCAATATGGGGAATGTTAGAGAAAATTGCGGTTAACTTCATGGCAGGCGTTCCTGCAATTGTAAAGCCTTCTGAATACACGTGCTATTTAACAGAATTGATGGTTAGAGATATTATTGATTCTAAAATTTTACCAGAAGGAAGTTTACAGCTAGTATGTGGTTTGGGTAGAGGGATTATTGATCATGTTACTAATCAAGATGTTGTAACCTTCACTGGTTCTGCTGCAACAGGAAAAAAATTAAAAGGTTTACCTCATATCATTGAAGAATCTGTTCCATTCAACTTAGAGGCTGATTCATTGAATGCTTCGGTATTAGGTAAAGATGCTGTTCCTGGTACGCCAGAATTCGATTTATTTGTAAAAGAAGTAGCCAAAGAAATGACCGTGAAAGCAGGTCAAAAATGTACTGCTATACGAAGAATACTCGTACCAAATGCGATCAAAGAAGAGGTTCAAAATGCCATCATCGACCGATTGAAAAAAACAATCATTGGTGACCCGAGTGTTGAAGGAGTTAGAATGGGAGCTTTAGCTACAAAACTTCAGGTTGAAAGAGTTCAAGCTAGCGTTGATTTATTGGCTAAGAGTCAAGAAATTATCTATCATGACACAAACTTTGAAGTTGTCGGTGCTGATAAGGAAAAAGGTGCTTTCTTCTCCCCTGTTTTATTCTCCAATGACAGTCCTTTTGAGAATCTGGATGTTCACAATATTGAAGCTTTTGGTCCAGTATCTACGATTATGGGATATGACACCATTGAAGAAGCAGTAGCTATTACCGCTTTAGGAAAAGGATCTTTGGTTTCATCTATCGTTACAGCAGATAATAAGATTGCTAGAGAATATACAGTGAATGCTGCTCATATCAATGGTAGAATTTTAATTCTGAATGAGAAATGTGCTAAAGAAAGTACGGGTCATGGTTCTCCTATGCCATTATTAACACATGGTGGACCCGGTCGTGCTGGAGGAGGTGAAGAAATGGGTGGAATGCGTGGTGTAATGCATTATTTACAAAGAACTTCGATACAAGGCCATCCAAATACAATTACAGAAATCACACAAGTATATCAACAAGGTGCTGAAGGCAATTTAATTCAAGAACATCCATTTAAGAAATACTTCGAGGAAATTCAAGTAGGTGATCAATTGATAACAGAAAGTCGAGAAATTACCGCAGAGGACATTGATAAATTTGCAGCGTTAAGTGGAGATAATTTCTATGCACATAAAAGGACCACAAACTTCGAAGGGACAATGTTTGAGGAGCAAGTAGCTCATGGTTATTTTATCATGAGTGTTGCTGCTGGTTTATTCGTAGATAGTTATGAAATTAACCCTGTACTTTTAAATTACGGTATTGATGAATTAAGATTTACAAAGCCTGTTTATGCAGGATCTAAAATACATATTCGATTTACTTGTAAAGAAAAGAACTCGACTGATGTTACTCCAAAAGAAGACGATCCAAGAACCAAGATTAAACGTGGTATCGTAAAATGGATGGTGGAAATGCTAGATGATACAGATGAGCCATTAGTTGGAATAGCAACTATTCTAACGATGGTAAAGACGAAAGAACAATAA
- a CDS encoding glycoside hydrolase family 16 protein, producing the protein MKKTILIVPLLSFLWIFGQTPANDPHWELVWEDNFNTLNTNVWLVQNNFDHYGGEPQVYTNRLHNVFVSNGSLVLRVRKETYSCPTGSLNQWECARQFKTGRPYRYTSGWVETKQAYNTQYGYIESRIKLPYGYGFWPAFWTFVGDGVSGSNAAEIDIFEMLGHSPSNEITTNIHLNYPDGNIYFQKQTPTNYDYNNTWHTYGIEWSPSKIIWYVDGSPIRLFPNHGIIDPVRIILNLAIEPDYLPNSSTPFPSDMLVDYVKVYDLKKDCSNDLNVCNYNFGTYDNKVKKSITIGNGSCTNSLNVGQNIFLRASEGVLINGDFTVPIGSELYIDVNPCY; encoded by the coding sequence ATGAAAAAAACAATCTTAATAGTTCCTCTACTCTCTTTCCTTTGGATATTTGGGCAGACTCCCGCAAATGACCCTCACTGGGAACTTGTTTGGGAAGACAACTTCAATACCCTAAATACAAATGTTTGGTTAGTTCAAAACAACTTTGACCACTATGGAGGAGAACCTCAAGTATATACAAATAGACTCCACAATGTTTTTGTTAGTAATGGTTCACTTGTTTTAAGAGTAAGAAAAGAAACATACAGCTGTCCGACTGGAAGTCTTAATCAATGGGAATGCGCTAGACAATTTAAAACTGGTCGACCATACAGATATACTTCTGGTTGGGTAGAAACTAAACAAGCATATAATACACAATATGGGTATATAGAGTCAAGAATAAAATTACCTTACGGTTACGGTTTTTGGCCTGCATTTTGGACATTTGTCGGAGATGGAGTGTCTGGTAGTAATGCAGCAGAAATTGATATATTTGAAATGTTAGGACACAGTCCTTCAAATGAGATAACAACAAATATTCATTTGAATTATCCTGATGGAAATATATACTTTCAAAAGCAAACTCCTACTAATTATGACTATAATAATACATGGCACACCTATGGAATCGAGTGGTCACCAAGCAAAATAATTTGGTATGTTGATGGTTCACCTATAAGACTTTTCCCTAATCATGGAATTATAGACCCGGTTAGGATTATTCTGAATTTGGCAATTGAACCTGATTATTTGCCAAATTCATCAACACCATTTCCATCAGATATGCTAGTTGATTATGTTAAAGTTTATGACTTAAAAAAGGATTGCAGTAATGACTTAAATGTTTGCAATTATAATTTTGGTACATATGATAACAAAGTAAAGAAAAGCATTACTATTGGTAATGGCAGTTGTACAAACTCATTGAATGTTGGGCAAAATATTTTTTTAAGAGCTTCGGAAGGAGTATTGATTAATGGTGATTTTACCGTGCCAATTGGTTCAGAACTTTATATAGATGTTAACCCTTGTTATTAA
- a CDS encoding tail fiber domain-containing protein gives MKVNNGMPGVDIGSNHDKIAFWAEWVEYNELYVAKYYKMSDIRVKLNIKDITWGLQKLMQIRPVHYSIINNMFDSSGAKIEGSQNQYGFISQEIEKDFPEVKITDDFHGYKLMDYDQIIPITVAAIQEQQKTIDSLKIEIVNLKEQINSKNSFRLGNNDSTTLSSRNVLKQNSPNPFNEHTEIKFSIDEHNFRNASILIFDLNGLLIKQYDIQKGGDGSIQINGNELKAGMYIYTLLVNQREVDSKKMILLN, from the coding sequence ATGAAAGTAAATAACGGTATGCCAGGCGTTGATATTGGTAGCAATCATGATAAAATAGCGTTTTGGGCAGAATGGGTTGAATATAACGAACTTTATGTAGCAAAATATTACAAAATGTCAGATATTCGTGTCAAGTTAAATATTAAAGACATTACTTGGGGCTTACAAAAATTGATGCAAATTCGACCTGTTCACTATTCCATCATAAATAACATGTTTGATAGTTCTGGAGCAAAAATTGAAGGCTCTCAAAATCAATATGGTTTTATTTCTCAAGAGATAGAAAAAGACTTTCCAGAGGTAAAAATCACAGATGATTTTCATGGATATAAATTGATGGACTATGACCAAATAATTCCAATTACCGTAGCAGCTATTCAAGAGCAACAAAAGACAATCGATTCATTAAAAATTGAAATAGTGAATCTGAAGGAACAAATAAATTCAAAAAATTCATTTAGGTTGGGAAATAATGATTCAACAACTTTATCTTCACGAAATGTACTGAAGCAAAATTCACCTAACCCATTTAATGAGCATACGGAAATCAAATTTTCAATCGATGAACACAATTTTAGAAACGCATCAATTTTGATTTTTGATTTGAATGGCTTGTTGATTAAACAATATGACATTCAAAAAGGTGGAGATGGTTCAATTCAAATTAATGGTAATGAATTAAAAGCAGGAATGTACATTTATACCTTATTAGTTAATCAACGTGAGGTTGATTCAAAGAAAATGATACTTCTCAACTAG